A genomic stretch from Engraulis encrasicolus isolate BLACKSEA-1 chromosome 10, IST_EnEncr_1.0, whole genome shotgun sequence includes:
- the sult1st5 gene encoding sulfotransferase family 1, cytosolic sulfotransferase 5 isoform X1 has translation MIHSLRQNGVPPTQAKARRLLLLTARLNMEQQVRSPMVEVKGVPLLKPIVTHWERVERFIALPDDLLIATYPKAGTTWTQEIVDMILNHTDFEKCKRAPIHDRMPFLEMTSPNPALSGITKLETMDPPRVIKTHLPFQLVPTSFWEANCKVIYMARNAKDNAVSYFHFDRMNLVQPEPGPWPHYLDKFMNGKLGWGSWYDHVKGFWREKQKKNILYLFYEDMKENPHQEVERISDFLGQNLPKAVIAEIVRRTTFAAMRDNPMANYSTVPETIFDRRASEFMRKGEVGDWQNHFTPEQNAMFDTHYQTMMADEHIPFRFLI, from the exons ATGATTCACTCCCTTCGTCAGAATGGGGTTCCCCCAACACAAGCAAAGGCTCGCCGTCTTCTTCTCCTGACGGCACG GCTAAACATGGAACAGCAAGTTCGTTCTCCTATGGTGGAAGTGAAGGGGGTACCGTTGCTGAAGCCAATAGTTACACActgggagagagtggagagattcATTGCACTACCAGATGACCTGCTGATTGCCACCTACCCAAAAGCAG GAACAACATGGACACAGGAGATTGTTGACATGATCTTAAACCATACTGACTTCGAAAAGTGCAAACGAGCCCCAATCCACGACCGCATGCCTTTCCTGGAGATGACATCTCCCAATCCAGCTCTGTCTG GTATAACAAAGTTAGAGACAATGGACCCTCCTCGAGTGATAAAAACACACTTACCCTTCCAGCTTGTTCCAACATCGTTCTGGGAAGCAAATTGCAAG GTAATATACATGGCACGGAATGCCAAAGACAATGCTGTGTCATATTTCCACTTTGACAGAATGAACCTTGTACAACCTGAACCAGGGCCCTGGCCACACTACTTGGACAAGTTCATGAATGGAAAAT TGGGATGGGGCTCCTGGTATGATCATGTGAAGGGATTctggagagagaagcagaagaagaacatACTGTATCTTTTTTATGAGGATATGAAGGAA AACCCTCACCAGGAGGTTGAACGCATCAGTGATTTCCTTGGACAAAACCTTCCGAAAGCTGTGATTGCTGAAATAGTGCGGAGGACAACATTTGCTGCCATGCGTGACAATCCCATGGCCAACTACTCCACAGTGCCAGAGACTATATTTGATCGACGAGCTTCAGAATTCATGAGAAAAG GAGAGGTTGGAGATTGGCAAAATCACTTCACCCCGGAGCAGAATGCCATGTTTGACACGCACTACCAAACAATGATGGCTGATGAGCACATTCCTTTTCGTTTCTTGATCTGa
- the sult1st5 gene encoding sulfotransferase family 1, cytosolic sulfotransferase 5 isoform X2 → MEQQVRSPMVEVKGVPLLKPIVTHWERVERFIALPDDLLIATYPKAGTTWTQEIVDMILNHTDFEKCKRAPIHDRMPFLEMTSPNPALSGITKLETMDPPRVIKTHLPFQLVPTSFWEANCKVIYMARNAKDNAVSYFHFDRMNLVQPEPGPWPHYLDKFMNGKLGWGSWYDHVKGFWREKQKKNILYLFYEDMKENPHQEVERISDFLGQNLPKAVIAEIVRRTTFAAMRDNPMANYSTVPETIFDRRASEFMRKGEVGDWQNHFTPEQNAMFDTHYQTMMADEHIPFRFLI, encoded by the exons ATGGAACAGCAAGTTCGTTCTCCTATGGTGGAAGTGAAGGGGGTACCGTTGCTGAAGCCAATAGTTACACActgggagagagtggagagattcATTGCACTACCAGATGACCTGCTGATTGCCACCTACCCAAAAGCAG GAACAACATGGACACAGGAGATTGTTGACATGATCTTAAACCATACTGACTTCGAAAAGTGCAAACGAGCCCCAATCCACGACCGCATGCCTTTCCTGGAGATGACATCTCCCAATCCAGCTCTGTCTG GTATAACAAAGTTAGAGACAATGGACCCTCCTCGAGTGATAAAAACACACTTACCCTTCCAGCTTGTTCCAACATCGTTCTGGGAAGCAAATTGCAAG GTAATATACATGGCACGGAATGCCAAAGACAATGCTGTGTCATATTTCCACTTTGACAGAATGAACCTTGTACAACCTGAACCAGGGCCCTGGCCACACTACTTGGACAAGTTCATGAATGGAAAAT TGGGATGGGGCTCCTGGTATGATCATGTGAAGGGATTctggagagagaagcagaagaagaacatACTGTATCTTTTTTATGAGGATATGAAGGAA AACCCTCACCAGGAGGTTGAACGCATCAGTGATTTCCTTGGACAAAACCTTCCGAAAGCTGTGATTGCTGAAATAGTGCGGAGGACAACATTTGCTGCCATGCGTGACAATCCCATGGCCAACTACTCCACAGTGCCAGAGACTATATTTGATCGACGAGCTTCAGAATTCATGAGAAAAG GAGAGGTTGGAGATTGGCAAAATCACTTCACCCCGGAGCAGAATGCCATGTTTGACACGCACTACCAAACAATGATGGCTGATGAGCACATTCCTTTTCGTTTCTTGATCTGa
- the tmem82 gene encoding transmembrane protein 82 isoform X1, protein MITLRDCNLRKRCLKDRLANSLHFTCLANNEGNNFFTFKGGMLSFLSSFIPSGLLFEISPVDGVLQGVVGACGVTVLCNLLRTHIFIEEKRIGIDNVSEGKPRTSDRGWVPEAFQFWILTGILAVVGSRVTSLVVLEFSLRAISAQITTGMDSPDGYIEKLLVQCQFSVGCALSCSLNFLHKEAPHRWWSLLLASVLSWYLAKQTSRLCQHVKSLLHLHSSQNYCGICIGLLNCGSSIVSYLCCLLILIFTVAVIAALTSIHQQFSSATEAIRFWTPLVICYILLVMYMQEDQQRQPGSQTALQAVSVRLGGLLLLMLIVGQWADMLHIIICFLGEAICLLPTEDILNAIENFSADSEGNHAPRRDRKHFKHTKDQ, encoded by the exons ATGATAACGTTGCGGGACTGTAACCTCAGGAAAAGGTGCCTCAAAGATCGCCTCGCCAATAGTCTACATTTTACTTGTCTAGCTAACAACGAAGGAAATAATTTCTTCACTTTCAAAGGCGGAATGCTgtcctttctttcctctttcattCCTAGCGGGTTGCTATTTGAAATAAGTCCTGTTGATGGTGTTTTGCAAG GAGTTGTTGGTGCATGTGGGGTCACAGTGCTTTGCAATCTACTCAGGACTCACATATTCATTGAGGAAAAGAG GATAGGGATCGACAATGTCTCTGAAGGGAAACCAAGGACTAGTGACAGGGGGTGGGTGCCTGAAGCCTTTCAGTTTTGGATCCTGACTGGGATCCTAGCTGTTGTAGGGTCACGAGTTACATCTCTGGTTGTTCTGGAATTCTCCTTAAGAGCAATTTCTGCGCAAATCACCACAGGAATG GACTCACCTGATGGCTATATTGAGAAGTTACTTGTTCAGTGCCAATTCTCTGTGGGCTGTGCACTGAGCTGCAGTCTTAATTTTCTCCACAAGGAGGCACCCCATCGCTGGTGGAGTCTTCTGCTTGCTTCAGTTTTGAGCTGGTATCTGGCCAAACAGACCTCAAGGCTGTGTCAACATGTAAAATCACTACTTCATTTACACAGTTCCCAAAACTACTGTGGTATCTGCATTGGACTGCTTAACTGTGGATCTTCTATTGTGTCCTATTTGTGTTGTCTTCTTATTCTAATCTTCACCGTGGCTGTGATAGCTGCTTTAACCTCCATCCATCAGCAGTTCTCATCAGCCACAGAGGCCATTCGCTTCTGGACACCCTTAGTGATCTGTTATATACTGCTTGTGATGTATATGCAAG AAGACCAGCAGCgacagccaggcagccagacGGCACTTCAAGCAGTGTCAGTGCGATTGGGAGGcctactgctgctgatgctgatagtAGGACAGTGGGCCGACATGCTGCACATCATCATATGCTTCTTGGGAGAAGCGATTTGTCTACTTCCTACTGAAGACATACTCAATGCCATTGAAAAT TTTTCAGCAGATTCTGAGGGAAACCATGCTCCGAGAAGAGACAGAAAACATTTCAAACACACCAAAGATCAATAG
- the tmem82 gene encoding transmembrane protein 82 isoform X2, with product MVFCKELLVHVGSQCFAIYSGLTYSLRKRGIDNVSEGKPRTSDRGWVPEAFQFWILTGILAVVGSRVTSLVVLEFSLRAISAQITTGMDSPDGYIEKLLVQCQFSVGCALSCSLNFLHKEAPHRWWSLLLASVLSWYLAKQTSRLCQHVKSLLHLHSSQNYCGICIGLLNCGSSIVSYLCCLLILIFTVAVIAALTSIHQQFSSATEAIRFWTPLVICYILLVMYMQEDQQRQPGSQTALQAVSVRLGGLLLLMLIVGQWADMLHIIICFLGEAICLLPTEDILNAIENFSADSEGNHAPRRDRKHFKHTKDQ from the exons ATGGTGTTTTGCAAG GAGTTGTTGGTGCATGTGGGGTCACAGTGCTTTGCAATCTACTCAGGACTCACATATTCATTGAGGAAAAGAG GGATCGACAATGTCTCTGAAGGGAAACCAAGGACTAGTGACAGGGGGTGGGTGCCTGAAGCCTTTCAGTTTTGGATCCTGACTGGGATCCTAGCTGTTGTAGGGTCACGAGTTACATCTCTGGTTGTTCTGGAATTCTCCTTAAGAGCAATTTCTGCGCAAATCACCACAGGAATG GACTCACCTGATGGCTATATTGAGAAGTTACTTGTTCAGTGCCAATTCTCTGTGGGCTGTGCACTGAGCTGCAGTCTTAATTTTCTCCACAAGGAGGCACCCCATCGCTGGTGGAGTCTTCTGCTTGCTTCAGTTTTGAGCTGGTATCTGGCCAAACAGACCTCAAGGCTGTGTCAACATGTAAAATCACTACTTCATTTACACAGTTCCCAAAACTACTGTGGTATCTGCATTGGACTGCTTAACTGTGGATCTTCTATTGTGTCCTATTTGTGTTGTCTTCTTATTCTAATCTTCACCGTGGCTGTGATAGCTGCTTTAACCTCCATCCATCAGCAGTTCTCATCAGCCACAGAGGCCATTCGCTTCTGGACACCCTTAGTGATCTGTTATATACTGCTTGTGATGTATATGCAAG AAGACCAGCAGCgacagccaggcagccagacGGCACTTCAAGCAGTGTCAGTGCGATTGGGAGGcctactgctgctgatgctgatagtAGGACAGTGGGCCGACATGCTGCACATCATCATATGCTTCTTGGGAGAAGCGATTTGTCTACTTCCTACTGAAGACATACTCAATGCCATTGAAAAT TTTTCAGCAGATTCTGAGGGAAACCATGCTCCGAGAAGAGACAGAAAACATTTCAAACACACCAAAGATCAATAG